One Candidatus Marsarchaeota archaeon genomic window carries:
- a CDS encoding TIGR00296 family protein, with translation MRNLSIEEGTELVHAARNTIELYIKNPYFKKSIVHEQINGFSEPSGVFVTLYHYPTEELRGCIGFPRPVMPLKKAVVEAAAAAAFEDPRFVPVSHKELNDMIVEVSVLSGLKELPGPENKRLHSVKIGRDGLIVEYGIYSGLLLPIVAVEEGWDEERFLNEVCLKAGIPQDYWRHQNVRLYSFTTQVFKEDSPGGKVIQIL, from the coding sequence TTGCGTAACCTATCAATCGAAGAAGGCACAGAACTTGTGCATGCAGCCAGGAACACCATAGAGCTCTATATAAAAAATCCTTATTTTAAAAAATCAATAGTCCACGAGCAAATTAACGGCTTCTCGGAGCCTAGCGGAGTATTTGTCACCCTGTACCATTATCCGACTGAGGAGCTTCGCGGATGCATAGGCTTTCCTAGGCCGGTAATGCCTTTGAAAAAGGCAGTGGTTGAAGCTGCAGCTGCGGCAGCATTTGAAGATCCAAGATTTGTTCCGGTGTCGCATAAGGAATTAAATGACATGATCGTTGAAGTAAGCGTATTGTCAGGCCTCAAGGAATTGCCAGGCCCTGAAAACAAAAGGTTGCATTCTGTAAAGATAGGGCGCGACGGGCTTATAGTAGAATACGGCATCTATAGCGGCCTGTTGCTTCCTATAGTTGCGGTCGAGGAGGGATGGGATGAGGAAAGGTTCCTTAACGAGGTTTGCCTGAAAGCCGGCATACCGCAAGACTATTGGCGCCACCAGAACGTCAGGCTCTACTCCTTTACCACGCAGGTTTTTAAGGAGGACTCGCCAGGCGGAAAAGTGATACAAATATTATAA